One window from the genome of Eublepharis macularius isolate TG4126 chromosome 15, MPM_Emac_v1.0, whole genome shotgun sequence encodes:
- the TEX52 gene encoding testis-expressed protein 52 translates to MTTWKERHFLHEDKSIAWPGFSPRPYHKLAIERPPHTDAKVKVNQKIRCPVEESDCWHVWGYHTWLDVGRLPPIYRPRPDKPFDSNTWRWITTPRDKAMAEPPVPPPSYLDGNTYIKFIQGEALFVNRRQKERVLAQTKKEMTQCEQLKLRSECRAPPLDSAGKIMPPKGFKRHKHPLSEKSPASRCEPEPVMPSPRDCWDYPCPSLEPHYEEAAVKFALKNSSPIYQKVVEKYQRLALSGSKIRPCTPVN, encoded by the exons atgaCCACATGGAAAGAGAGGCACTTCCTGCATGAGGATAAATCTATTGCATGGCCTGGATTTTCTCCAAGACCCTACCATAAACTAGCCATTGAAAGACCACCTCACACAGATGCAAAAGTCAAGGTTAACCAGAAAATACGCTGTCCTGTAGAAGAGAGTGACTGCTGGCATGTGTGGGGTTACCATACATGGCTAGATGTCGGGAGATTGCCGCCAATCTATCGGCCAAGACCCGATAAGCCTTTTGACAGCAATACATGGCGATGGATCACAACTCCCAGGGACAAAGCCATGGCAGAGCCACCAGTCCCACCTCCGTCATACTTGGATGGAAATACCTACATTAAGTTCATCCAAGGGGAAGCCTTGTTTGTGAATCGGAGGCAGAAAGAAAGAGTTCTGGcccaaacaaagaaagaaatgacGCAGTGCGAGCAACTCAAATTGAGGAGTGAATGCCGAGCTCCTCCCCTAGACTCTGCAGGAAAAATTATGCCTCCCAAAGGATTCAAGCG CCACAAGCATCCTCTTTCAGAGAAAAGCCCAGCCTCACGTTGCGAACCAGAACCTGTCATGCCTTCTCCTAGGGACTGCTGGGACTATCCATGTCCAAGTCTGGAACCTCATTACGAGGAGGCAGCTGTCAAGTTTGCCCTGAAGAACAGCAGTCCGATTTACCAGAAGGTGGTGGAGAAATACCAGCGACTGGCCCTTTCTGGGAGCAAAATCCGGCCCTGTACACCCGTCAACTAA